CGGAAAATCTGCCTCTATTATCGGACCGTTTATCTGGGGGGCTGATAGTGTGGGCGTTTGGTTTTTTAGGGATTTTAAAGTATCGATTGGCAATCTTTGCCTTATTGCTATTTTTAGGAGTGGGATATCTTTTCCTTCGCAAGGTGCCGGATAAAAAATATGTTGATGGAAAATAAACTGATGACTTTAACAGAGAGGTTAGAAGAAAGTTGTAGAATTTATTCCAAGAAAGATGCCCTTATCTTTGGGAAGAGGCGAATTACTTACCGCCAGTTAAACAGTCAGGTCACTACAGTAAGTTACGGGCTAATCCGGTTAGGGATAAAGAAAGGCGAAAAAATAGCCATTCTATTGAAAAACTGTCCGGAATATATTGTAAGCTATTTCGCTATCCTAAAGGTTGGGGGAATAGCTATCCCTTTAAATTTTATGCTTAAGGAAGAGGAGTTAAAATATATCCTGGATAACGCGGAGGTCTCTACTACTATCACATCACCGGAGTTTATGCCCACAATCAATCGTCTGAAATTGCGGCTGGAGAGGCTAAAACAGGTTATCGTAGTGGGAGAGACAACTCCATGTACGATAAATTTTTCCGACCTGCTGAGTAAATCTCCATCTGGTGAGAAAGTTTCGGCTCTTAAGCCTGACAATGTAGCAGCCATCCTCTATACCTCTGGCACTACTGGACATCCCAAAGGAGTAATGCTTACCCATAAGAATCTGATTTCCAATGTTATCTCATCTATAAAAGCAATTAAGTTCACTAAAAAGGACAGATTCTTGTGTCTTTTACCGATGTTTCATTCCTTTACTTGGATGGCCTGTGTCTTAGCCCCTTTATATTTAGGAGCATCAATTGCCATTGTGGAATCGGTGAAGCCATTTGGGAAGGTGATAAGAAATATCATAAGAAATAGGATAACTGTCTTTGTTGCTATTCCTGCTATCTATAATGTGCTTTCTAATATTCCCGTTCCCATGATACTTGTTTCCCGGCTGCTTAAGATTGTTAATCCTTTACGAATATGTGTATCGGGAGCGGCCAGTTTAGCCCTTGAGGTATTAAGGAAATTTGAGGAAAAATTTCGCATCCCGATTCTGGAAGGATATGGTCTTACTGAGGCTTCACCTGTGGTATCGATTAATCCCCCAAAAAAGAGAAAGCCTGGTTCTGTAGGCTTACCCATAGCCGGGGTTGAGGTAAAGATAGTGGATGAAGATGGTAATCAATTGCCACCTAATAAAGAAGGTGAACTTTTAGTTAAAGGCGAGAATGTGATGAAAGGCTATTATAAACTTCCTGAGGAAACGAAAAAGACAATAAAAGATGACTGGTTATATACAGGAGATATAGCAAAGATTGATGAAGATGGCTATATCTACATTGTGGATAGAAAGAAGGATATGATTATTGTGCGCGGCTTAAATGTCTATCCCCGGGAAATAGAGGAGGTTCTTTATCAAAATACAAAGGTTGCTGAAGCAGCGGTAATAGGTGTAAAGGATGAACTTAGAGGGGAAGTGCCTATAGGATATGTAACTTTAAAAGAAGGCGAAAAGGCAACAAAAGGAGAACTTATCCGCTTCTTGAGGGAAAGACTTGCTTCCTACAAGGTTCCCAGAACTATCGAATTCAGGGATTCTTTACCCAAGACCTCCACTGGCAAAATCCTGAAGCGGGCATTAAGGAAAGAAAATGTTATATAAGGCCTTTGCGGATTTAATTGTGGTTATACATTTTGCCTGGATATTGTTTATGCTAGTAGGAGCTATACTCACTTTAAGCGGGTTCTTCTATAAAAGATTTTTTGATTGGTGGTCATTCAGAATACTTCATCTTTGTGGTATAATCTATGTCGGGCTTTTGGCTTTTTTAAGAGAATATTGCCCTTTAACCATACTGGAAAATACCTTAAGAGCGAAATATAATCCTGATTTAACCTATCCCGGTTCATTTATAGTTCACTATATCGAGAAGTTAGTTTATCCGGATGTCAATCCATCGATAATATTGGTGCCTACTATATTTATTGCTGTTTTTACTATAGTGGTATTTATAATTAAATCACCAACAAAAATAAGGAGAATATTTAAATGGAGAGAGAGTTAAAAAAAGAACTTACTCTTTTAGATGGCTTTTGCGTAGCTACGGGCGCAATGATTAGTTCCGGCCTTTGATTTTCTTACGTAGGATTTGGTTTTCTACCTTAAGGTATTCTATCTGCCTAATCAATCGGCTATGCACAAGGTGCCCTAAAAGAAACAAAAGCTCTTGAAAAAGCCTGCCGTTCGTGTTATAAAAGCATTTACTTGGCATGTTTACTTCCTTGTAATTGCACCGTTTTAGTAGATGTCCACCCCATGAGGCTGGACATCTTGTAACTGTTTATTAACAAAAGACTTATGAAAATTGACTCTCCAAAATACCGGACAAATTTGGACAAAAAACCCACCTTTTAGCCTGATTCTCT
This window of the Candidatus Kaelpia imicola genome carries:
- a CDS encoding DUF2784 domain-containing protein, with product MLYKAFADLIVVIHFAWILFMLVGAILTLSGFFYKRFFDWWSFRILHLCGIIYVGLLAFLREYCPLTILENTLRAKYNPDLTYPGSFIVHYIEKLVYPDVNPSIILVPTIFIAVFTIVVFIIKSPTKIRRIFKWRES
- a CDS encoding long-chain fatty acid--CoA ligase, producing MENKLMTLTERLEESCRIYSKKDALIFGKRRITYRQLNSQVTTVSYGLIRLGIKKGEKIAILLKNCPEYIVSYFAILKVGGIAIPLNFMLKEEELKYILDNAEVSTTITSPEFMPTINRLKLRLERLKQVIVVGETTPCTINFSDLLSKSPSGEKVSALKPDNVAAILYTSGTTGHPKGVMLTHKNLISNVISSIKAIKFTKKDRFLCLLPMFHSFTWMACVLAPLYLGASIAIVESVKPFGKVIRNIIRNRITVFVAIPAIYNVLSNIPVPMILVSRLLKIVNPLRICVSGAASLALEVLRKFEEKFRIPILEGYGLTEASPVVSINPPKKRKPGSVGLPIAGVEVKIVDEDGNQLPPNKEGELLVKGENVMKGYYKLPEETKKTIKDDWLYTGDIAKIDEDGYIYIVDRKKDMIIVRGLNVYPREIEEVLYQNTKVAEAAVIGVKDELRGEVPIGYVTLKEGEKATKGELIRFLRERLASYKVPRTIEFRDSLPKTSTGKILKRALRKENVI